From a single Ochotona princeps isolate mOchPri1 chromosome 12, mOchPri1.hap1, whole genome shotgun sequence genomic region:
- the ZIC5 gene encoding zinc finger protein ZIC 5 isoform X2: MFLKAGRGKKVPPVRVCGPDCVVLMEPPLSKRIPPALRLADLATAQARPLQNMTGFPALVRAPAHSHLRAAALHRRPRDLGADPGVAVTPLGPEHTAQTSALGLSPPSQALPAQPEASAASITHPDAGTYPGRRGSRGAQPSTPPPPAPPLPPSPSPPPPSPPPPPPSPPPPALSGYTTTNSGGGGSSGKGHSRDFVLRRDLSATAPAAAMHGAPLGGEPRSGTSSPQHPAPPPHSAGMFISASGTYSGPEGGGGPALFPALHDTPGAPGGHPHPLNGQMRLGLAAAAAAAAAELYGRAEPPFAPRSGDAHYGAVAAAAAAALHGYGAVNLNLNLAAAAAAAAAAAGTGPHLQHHAPPPAPPPPPAPAQHPHHPHLPGAAGAFLRYMRQPIKQELICKWIDPDELAGPPPPPSPSPAGGAKPCSKTFGTMHELVNHVTVEHVGGPEQSSHVCFWEDCPREGKPFKAKYKLINHIRVHTGEKPFPCPFPGCGKVFARSENLKIHKRTHTGEKPFKCEFDGCDRKFANSSDRKKHSHVHTSDKPYYCKIRGCDKSYTHPSSLRKHMKIHCKSPPPSPGTLGYSAVGTPVGAPLSPVLDPARSRSSTLSPQVTNLNEWYVCQASGAPTHLHTPSSNGTTSESEDEEMYGNPEVVRTIH; encoded by the exons ATGTTTCTGAAGGCGGGCAGAGGGAAAAAAGTGCCCCCAGTGAGGGTCTGTGGGCCCGATTGTGTAGTTCTGATGGAGCCCCCTTTGAGCAAGAGGATCCCGCCAGCGCTGAGATTAGCGGATTTGGCAACAGCTCAGGCCCGGCCGCTTCAGAATATGACAGGCTTCCCGGCGCTGGTCCGCGCGCCCGCCCACTCCCACCTCCGCGCCGCCGCCCTGCACCGCCGTCCGCGGGACTTGGGCGCTGACCCCGGCGTGGCCGTCACTCCGCTGGGACCCGAGCACACGGCCCAGACGAGCGCGCTGGGCCTCAGCCCTCCCTCCCAGGCGCTCCCGGCGCAGCCCGAAGCTTCGGCAGCCTCCATCACGCACCCCGACGCGGGTACCTACCCCGGCCGCAGGGGCAGCAGAGGCGCGCAGCCCTCcacgcccccgcccccagcccctcctcttcctccctccccgtcaccccctcccccttcccctcccccgccccctccttctcctcctcctcctgccctctcgggctacaccaccaccaacagtggcggcggcggcagcagcggcaaAGGCCACAGCAGGGACTTCGTCCTCCGGAGGGACCTTTCCGCCACGGCCCCCGCGGCGGCCATGCACGGGGCCCCGCTTGGAGGGGAGCCGCGGTCCGGCACCAGCTCCCCCCAGCACCCGGCCCCGCCTCCCCACTCGGCCGGCATGTTCATCTCGGCCAGCGGCACCTACTCGGGCCCGGAAGGCGGCGGCGGCCCGGCGCTCTTCCCTGCGCTGCACGACACGCCGGGAGCCCCCGGCGGCCACCCACACCCACTCAACGGCCAGATGCGCCTCGGGctggcggcggcggctgcagccGCGGCGGCCGAGCTGTACGGTCGCGCCGAGCCACCCTTCGCGCCGCGCTCGGGGGACGCGCACTACGGGGCGGTGGCGGCCGCTGCAGCCGCCGCCCTGCACGGCTACGGAGCCGTGAACTTAAACCTGAAcctggcagcagcagcggccGCGGCAGCCGCGGCGGCCGGGACTGGgccccacctgcagcaccacGCGCCTCCCCCggcgcctccgccgccgccggcGCCCGCGCAGCACCCgcaccacccccacctcccagggGCCGCCGGGGCCTTCCTGCGCTACATGCGGCAGCCAATCAAGCAGGAGCTCATCTGCAAGTGGATCGACCCGGACGAGCTGgccgggccgccgccgccgccgtcacCGTCCCCAGCCGGCGGCGCCAAGCCCTGCTCCAAAACTTTCGGCACCATGCACGAGCTGGTGAACCACGTCACGGTGGAGCACGTGGGTGGCCCGGAGCAGAGCAGCCACGTCTGCTTCTGGGAAGACTGTCCGCGCGAGGGCAAGCCCTTCAAGGCCAAATACAAGCTCATCAACCACATCCGCGTGCACACCGGCGAGAAGCCCTTCCCCTGCCCCTTCCCGGGCTGCGGCAAGGTCTTCGCGCGCTCCGAGAACCTCAAGATCCACAAGCGCACTCATACAG GGGAAAAGCCTTTCAAATGTGAATTTGATGGTTGCGACAGGAAGTTCGCCAACAGCAGCGACCGAAAGAAACATTCCCATGTGCACACCAGCGACAAACCCTACTATTGCAAGATTCGAGGTTGTGACAAGTCCTACACCCACCCCAGCTCTCTGAGGAAACACATGAAGATCCACTGCAAGTCCCCACCACCTTCTCCAGGAACCCTGGGCTACTCTGCTGTGGGGACTCCCGTGGGTGCCCCCTTGTCCCCAGTCCTGGACCCAGCCAGAAGTCGCTCCAGCACTCTGTCCCCTCAAGTGACCAACCTCAACGAGTGGTATGTCTGCCAGGCCAGCGGGgcccccacccacctccacaCGCCTTCCAGCAACGGCACCACCTCCGAGTCTGAAGATGAGGAAATGTATGGGAACCCCGAAGTTGTGCGGACGATACATTAG
- the ZIC5 gene encoding zinc finger protein ZIC 5 isoform X1 has product MEPPLSKRIPPALRLADLATAQARPLQNMTGFPALVRAPAHSHLRAAALHRRPRDLGADPGVAVTPLGPEHTAQTSALGLSPPSQALPAQPEASAASITHPDAGTYPGRRGSRGAQPSTPPPPAPPLPPSPSPPPPSPPPPPPSPPPPALSGYTTTNSGGGGSSGKGHSRDFVLRRDLSATAPAAAMHGAPLGGEPRSGTSSPQHPAPPPHSAGMFISASGTYSGPEGGGGPALFPALHDTPGAPGGHPHPLNGQMRLGLAAAAAAAAAELYGRAEPPFAPRSGDAHYGAVAAAAAAALHGYGAVNLNLNLAAAAAAAAAAAGTGPHLQHHAPPPAPPPPPAPAQHPHHPHLPGAAGAFLRYMRQPIKQELICKWIDPDELAGPPPPPSPSPAGGAKPCSKTFGTMHELVNHVTVEHVGGPEQSSHVCFWEDCPREGKPFKAKYKLINHIRVHTGEKPFPCPFPGCGKVFARSENLKIHKRTHTGEKPFKCEFDGCDRKFANSSDRKKHSHVHTSDKPYYCKIRGCDKSYTHPSSLRKHMKIHCKSPPPSPGTLGYSAVGTPVGAPLSPVLDPARSRSSTLSPQVTNLNEWYVCQASGAPTHLHTPSSNGTTSESEDEEMYGNPEVVRTIH; this is encoded by the exons ATGGAGCCCCCTTTGAGCAAGAGGATCCCGCCAGCGCTGAGATTAGCGGATTTGGCAACAGCTCAGGCCCGGCCGCTTCAGAATATGACAGGCTTCCCGGCGCTGGTCCGCGCGCCCGCCCACTCCCACCTCCGCGCCGCCGCCCTGCACCGCCGTCCGCGGGACTTGGGCGCTGACCCCGGCGTGGCCGTCACTCCGCTGGGACCCGAGCACACGGCCCAGACGAGCGCGCTGGGCCTCAGCCCTCCCTCCCAGGCGCTCCCGGCGCAGCCCGAAGCTTCGGCAGCCTCCATCACGCACCCCGACGCGGGTACCTACCCCGGCCGCAGGGGCAGCAGAGGCGCGCAGCCCTCcacgcccccgcccccagcccctcctcttcctccctccccgtcaccccctcccccttcccctcccccgccccctccttctcctcctcctcctgccctctcgggctacaccaccaccaacagtggcggcggcggcagcagcggcaaAGGCCACAGCAGGGACTTCGTCCTCCGGAGGGACCTTTCCGCCACGGCCCCCGCGGCGGCCATGCACGGGGCCCCGCTTGGAGGGGAGCCGCGGTCCGGCACCAGCTCCCCCCAGCACCCGGCCCCGCCTCCCCACTCGGCCGGCATGTTCATCTCGGCCAGCGGCACCTACTCGGGCCCGGAAGGCGGCGGCGGCCCGGCGCTCTTCCCTGCGCTGCACGACACGCCGGGAGCCCCCGGCGGCCACCCACACCCACTCAACGGCCAGATGCGCCTCGGGctggcggcggcggctgcagccGCGGCGGCCGAGCTGTACGGTCGCGCCGAGCCACCCTTCGCGCCGCGCTCGGGGGACGCGCACTACGGGGCGGTGGCGGCCGCTGCAGCCGCCGCCCTGCACGGCTACGGAGCCGTGAACTTAAACCTGAAcctggcagcagcagcggccGCGGCAGCCGCGGCGGCCGGGACTGGgccccacctgcagcaccacGCGCCTCCCCCggcgcctccgccgccgccggcGCCCGCGCAGCACCCgcaccacccccacctcccagggGCCGCCGGGGCCTTCCTGCGCTACATGCGGCAGCCAATCAAGCAGGAGCTCATCTGCAAGTGGATCGACCCGGACGAGCTGgccgggccgccgccgccgccgtcacCGTCCCCAGCCGGCGGCGCCAAGCCCTGCTCCAAAACTTTCGGCACCATGCACGAGCTGGTGAACCACGTCACGGTGGAGCACGTGGGTGGCCCGGAGCAGAGCAGCCACGTCTGCTTCTGGGAAGACTGTCCGCGCGAGGGCAAGCCCTTCAAGGCCAAATACAAGCTCATCAACCACATCCGCGTGCACACCGGCGAGAAGCCCTTCCCCTGCCCCTTCCCGGGCTGCGGCAAGGTCTTCGCGCGCTCCGAGAACCTCAAGATCCACAAGCGCACTCATACAG GGGAAAAGCCTTTCAAATGTGAATTTGATGGTTGCGACAGGAAGTTCGCCAACAGCAGCGACCGAAAGAAACATTCCCATGTGCACACCAGCGACAAACCCTACTATTGCAAGATTCGAGGTTGTGACAAGTCCTACACCCACCCCAGCTCTCTGAGGAAACACATGAAGATCCACTGCAAGTCCCCACCACCTTCTCCAGGAACCCTGGGCTACTCTGCTGTGGGGACTCCCGTGGGTGCCCCCTTGTCCCCAGTCCTGGACCCAGCCAGAAGTCGCTCCAGCACTCTGTCCCCTCAAGTGACCAACCTCAACGAGTGGTATGTCTGCCAGGCCAGCGGGgcccccacccacctccacaCGCCTTCCAGCAACGGCACCACCTCCGAGTCTGAAGATGAGGAAATGTATGGGAACCCCGAAGTTGTGCGGACGATACATTAG